The Candidatus Endomicrobium procryptotermitis genome has a window encoding:
- the tpiA gene encoding triose-phosphate isomerase produces the protein MRKPLMAGNWKMNKTVEEAVSMVKALKKAVSDIEDVEILICPAFTALYAVNNEIKGTNINLGAQNLFWEAKGAFTGEISPYMVKDAGCSYVIIGHSERRQYFAETDETVNKRVKAAFSADLIPVVCVGETLEEREKNMTFKVIETQIRGGLANLSEEEASAIVIAYEPVWAIGTGKTATPLQAQEVHDYIRKLYKEIYKDAAADKIRILYGGSVNPKNVSDLMKQPDIDGGLVGGASLEAESFSQLVKYSK, from the coding sequence ATGAGAAAGCCGTTGATGGCAGGAAACTGGAAGATGAACAAAACAGTTGAAGAAGCGGTAAGCATGGTAAAGGCTTTGAAAAAAGCAGTATCGGATATTGAAGATGTAGAAATTTTAATTTGTCCTGCGTTCACCGCTCTTTACGCGGTAAATAATGAAATTAAAGGCACTAATATAAATTTGGGTGCACAAAATCTTTTCTGGGAAGCAAAAGGCGCGTTCACTGGAGAAATTTCTCCGTACATGGTAAAAGATGCGGGCTGTTCTTATGTGATAATAGGACATTCGGAAAGAAGGCAGTATTTCGCCGAAACCGATGAGACGGTAAACAAAAGAGTAAAAGCCGCTTTTTCAGCCGATCTCATTCCGGTCGTATGCGTCGGAGAAACTCTTGAAGAAAGAGAAAAAAACATGACTTTTAAAGTTATCGAAACACAGATAAGAGGTGGTTTGGCGAATTTGAGTGAGGAAGAAGCCTCAGCAATAGTCATAGCTTATGAGCCTGTTTGGGCTATAGGCACAGGAAAAACTGCAACGCCGCTGCAAGCTCAGGAAGTGCACGACTATATAAGAAAACTCTATAAAGAAATATATAAAGATGCTGCTGCTGACAAAATAAGGATTCTTTATGGAGGTTCGGTAAATCCAAAAAACGTTTCCGACCTTATGAAACAGCCGGATATAGACGGCGGTTTGGTAGGCGGAGCAAGCCTTGAAGCTGAATCATTCTCGCAATTAGTAAAATATTCAAAATGA
- a CDS encoding DUF4139 domain-containing protein, which produces MKKFSTFILSLVFLSVQCYAEVAVTVYNNNRALVKEVRDVSLKKGAQTLEFDNVASQIDPTSVLPKFLSDASKIKILEQNFDYDLVSTEKLLTKYIGKDIEIERTGEDKRSKLAGKLLSVSGGLVVQSSNKIVINPQGEISLSKLPENLRLKPTLVWLIDSELFGTKKMEVSYQTGGMSWNADYVLVTDEKDTKADITGWVTLHNNSGAEFKDAKLKLIAGDVNIVRPALSGRREVWDLKMDKTANIQSFQEKSFFEYHIYELQRKSTIKNNEIKQIEFITASNVPVKKVFTYNGAQNDTKVTVNLDFKNSKENNLGIPLPKGRIRVNKYDGDSMEFIGEDNIDHTAKDVKLSIYIGNAFDITGERKQTSYKNISSKSVEESYKITLKNSKNTTVEVNVVESMYRWNNWEITQKSDVFTKKDSRTVEFLVTVPANGEKEIAYTVKYWWK; this is translated from the coding sequence ATGAAAAAGTTTTCGACTTTTATTCTGTCATTAGTTTTTTTGTCGGTACAATGCTATGCTGAAGTTGCCGTAACTGTATATAACAATAACCGTGCACTTGTAAAGGAAGTAAGGGATGTGTCACTTAAAAAAGGCGCTCAGACGCTTGAGTTTGACAATGTCGCTTCACAGATAGACCCAACAAGCGTTCTGCCGAAATTTTTAAGCGACGCTTCAAAAATCAAAATTCTTGAACAGAATTTTGATTACGATTTAGTCAGCACGGAGAAACTTCTCACAAAATACATAGGCAAGGACATTGAAATTGAAAGAACAGGAGAAGACAAAAGAAGTAAACTTGCCGGTAAGTTATTGTCCGTTTCCGGAGGGCTGGTCGTTCAATCATCAAATAAAATAGTAATAAATCCGCAGGGCGAAATTTCTCTTTCGAAACTTCCTGAAAATTTGAGATTGAAACCCACGCTTGTATGGCTTATCGACAGTGAACTTTTTGGAACAAAAAAAATGGAAGTTTCCTATCAAACCGGAGGCATGAGCTGGAATGCTGATTATGTTTTGGTAACCGATGAAAAAGATACAAAAGCCGATATTACCGGTTGGGTGACTTTGCATAATAACAGCGGCGCAGAATTTAAAGATGCTAAACTTAAACTTATCGCCGGAGACGTAAATATTGTCCGTCCCGCCTTGTCAGGAAGGAGAGAAGTATGGGATTTAAAAATGGACAAAACGGCGAACATTCAGTCATTTCAGGAGAAATCGTTTTTTGAATACCATATTTACGAACTACAAAGAAAATCAACGATTAAAAATAATGAAATAAAGCAGATAGAGTTTATTACCGCTTCAAACGTTCCGGTAAAAAAAGTTTTTACTTATAACGGTGCGCAAAACGATACTAAAGTAACAGTAAATCTTGACTTTAAAAACTCCAAAGAAAATAATCTTGGAATTCCACTGCCAAAAGGAAGGATAAGAGTAAATAAATATGACGGTGATTCAATGGAATTTATAGGAGAAGACAATATCGATCATACAGCAAAAGACGTGAAGCTTTCTATTTATATAGGAAACGCTTTTGACATAACAGGAGAAAGAAAGCAGACAAGTTACAAAAACATCTCTTCAAAAAGCGTTGAAGAAAGCTATAAAATAACTTTAAAAAATAGCAAAAACACGACGGTTGAAGTCAATGTAGTCGAATCTATGTACAGATGGAATAATTGGGAGATAACACAGAAATCGGACGTTTTTACAAAAAAAGATTCCAGAACGGTGGAATTTTTGGTAACTGTTCCCGCAAACGGCGAAAAGGAAATTGCTTATACTGTAAAATATTGGTGGAAATAA
- a CDS encoding RpiB/LacA/LacB family sugar-phosphate isomerase — translation MKKITKVAFGNDHAAAEVRNTVKQYLTSIGYEIEDFGYEGTGICDYPDYAEKVAYAVLQGRADKGVLICGSGIGMCIAANKVNGIIAAPCWDEDTAALAAQHNCADILCLGSRKATVSELCHRIKIWLETSFEARHEKRIIKIKKIEEAQCKV, via the coding sequence ATGAAAAAAATAACAAAAGTGGCGTTTGGAAATGATCACGCAGCAGCGGAAGTAAGAAATACAGTTAAACAATATCTGACAAGCATAGGATATGAAATAGAAGATTTCGGTTATGAAGGTACCGGAATCTGTGATTATCCTGACTATGCCGAAAAAGTGGCATATGCGGTTCTTCAGGGGAGAGCCGACAAAGGAGTTCTCATATGCGGTAGCGGAATAGGTATGTGCATTGCTGCCAATAAAGTTAACGGAATAATTGCCGCTCCATGTTGGGACGAAGATACGGCCGCTCTGGCAGCGCAGCATAATTGTGCAGATATTTTGTGTCTCGGTTCGAGAAAGGCGACCGTAAGCGAACTTTGCCACAGAATAAAAATATGGCTTGAAACTTCTTTTGAAGCCCGTCATGAAAAAAGAATAATAAAAATAAAAAAAATTGAGGAAGCACAATGCAAAGTTTAA
- a CDS encoding UvrD-helicase domain-containing protein, translating into MTVKNNRFIFAAAGTGKTTQIVSQALSIPEKEILMTTYTIENTNNIIDEIIRKNGYIPPNITILSWFSFLLTDLIRPYQTFLYDKERISEMVFSNKISNLYTNKTDVDKYYFRRNSSAIYSDKMSAFAYECNKIGDNASVKRLAKRYHYIFIDETQDLSGWDLEVMEDILNSDINVVMVGDSRQTTYKTHQTRKNLAYVDIYTWFEYLVKRNLGKLVVMDKSYRCKQEICDLADSLYPNLPKTTSLNSDTVEHCGLFYIATSDLATYYQKYKKPLILVYDRTSHSKAGGLPTINFGKAKGLTTHRSIIIPNGPIAKFLKTGEHSHIAKSIDKFYVAITRAKYSVAFVTDDTVVLPLVTKYSIF; encoded by the coding sequence ATGACTGTAAAAAATAATCGTTTTATTTTTGCGGCAGCGGGAACGGGAAAAACAACTCAAATCGTTTCCCAAGCCTTATCTATACCAGAAAAAGAAATATTAATGACTACATACACAATAGAAAACACTAACAATATAATTGATGAAATTATAAGAAAAAACGGATATATTCCTCCAAATATAACTATCTTATCTTGGTTTTCTTTTCTGCTTACTGACCTTATACGCCCATATCAAACATTTCTTTATGATAAAGAACGAATATCAGAAATGGTTTTTTCTAATAAAATTTCAAATCTTTACACTAATAAAACCGATGTTGATAAATACTATTTTAGACGTAATTCTTCAGCTATATATAGCGATAAAATGTCTGCATTTGCCTATGAATGTAATAAAATAGGGGATAATGCAAGTGTAAAAAGACTTGCCAAAAGATACCACTATATATTCATTGACGAAACACAGGATTTAAGTGGTTGGGATTTAGAAGTTATGGAGGATATATTAAATTCTGATATAAACGTTGTTATGGTTGGAGATTCGAGACAAACAACATATAAGACCCATCAGACAAGAAAGAATTTAGCTTATGTGGACATTTATACGTGGTTTGAATATTTGGTTAAGAGAAATTTAGGAAAATTAGTTGTAATGGATAAATCTTATAGATGTAAACAGGAAATTTGTGATTTGGCAGATAGCTTATATCCAAATTTGCCAAAAACAACATCTTTGAATAGTGATACTGTGGAACATTGTGGATTATTTTATATAGCCACATCGGATTTAGCTACATACTATCAAAAATATAAGAAACCATTAATTCTTGTATATGACAGAACTTCACATTCTAAAGCTGGAGGTTTACCTACAATTAATTTCGGGAAAGCAAAAGGTCTTACTACGCATAGAAGCATAATAATACCAAATGGACCTATTGCGAAATTTTTAAAAACTGGAGAGCATTCTCATATAGCAAAAAGTATTGATAAGTTTTATGTGGCGATAACAAGAGCTAAATATAGTGTCGCTTTTGTTACTGATGACACTGTCGTTTTGCCATTAGTAACAAAATATTCAATATTCTGA
- a CDS encoding zinc ribbon domain-containing protein: protein MYSKKDFAYRGLLVCGKCDCTIIGQNAKKKYIYYRCSFSKGQHKHSGYIREENMPELFLPVIKSVSTPDVIVSWIEKGIKEISKQQEHLKTNKKELLITYMICV from the coding sequence ATGTATAGCAAAAAAGACTTTGCATACAGAGGGTTATTAGTATGCGGAAAATGCGATTGTACCATTATCGGACAAAATGCAAAAAAGAAATATATATATTATCGCTGCAGTTTTTCAAAAGGACAGCATAAACACAGCGGGTATATCAGAGAAGAAAATATGCCTGAATTATTTTTGCCTGTTATAAAATCAGTATCTACACCAGATGTTATTGTTTCTTGGATTGAAAAAGGTATAAAAGAAATATCAAAACAGCAAGAACACTTAAAAACAAACAAAAAAGAACTCCTCATAACTTATATGATATGCGTTTAG
- the pduL gene encoding phosphate propanoyltransferase has translation MKNKKFITVNVSNRHIHLTREHVEALFGEGYRLSVKKVLMQPQQFSANEVVDVLGPKAALENVRIVGPERIQTQVEITAAEARKIGVETFVRLSGDLKGTAGVILKSAKGAVELKEGCIVAKRHLHFPPRDAAEMKLKNGDVVSVKVSGERALSFENMVVRIDEKNAEIECHLDIDEANAALIKSGDKVEIIK, from the coding sequence ATGAAAAACAAAAAATTCATAACCGTAAATGTGTCTAACAGGCACATTCATTTGACCAGAGAGCATGTCGAAGCTCTTTTCGGAGAAGGTTACAGACTCAGCGTAAAGAAAGTTCTTATGCAGCCCCAGCAGTTTTCCGCTAATGAAGTCGTTGACGTTTTGGGACCGAAAGCCGCTCTTGAAAATGTTAGAATCGTAGGACCCGAAAGAATTCAGACACAGGTAGAAATTACCGCGGCAGAAGCAAGAAAAATAGGCGTTGAGACTTTTGTCAGATTGTCCGGCGATTTGAAAGGAACAGCCGGAGTTATTTTAAAAAGTGCAAAAGGCGCAGTCGAACTTAAAGAAGGCTGCATAGTGGCAAAAAGGCATCTGCATTTTCCGCCACGAGATGCGGCGGAAATGAAACTTAAAAATGGAGATGTAGTTTCCGTAAAAGTTTCAGGAGAAAGAGCACTGTCTTTTGAAAACATGGTAGTAAGAATTGATGAAAAAAACGCTGAAATAGAATGTCATTTGGATATAGATGAAGCCAATGCGGCATTGATAAAAAGCGGTGATAAAGTGGAAATAATAAAATGA
- a CDS encoding ATP-binding protein produces MLLQTDINDLIKHYELTNQEGFLFCLFEAISNALYSSIENTDVKIKVNFTRQYKANEIIEDKDNYIKSFIITDNGTGFNDVNFDSFTRKAYKTNHACGKGLGRMAFLKVFQDVSIDSYFEENSKLFHRSFVFDTSEIKDNKEKVKESHNIETSILFNNIKPQYQKSTLISIDDYHKEILNHFYIFLYYLIEENKTFEIKLTDDSGKVSERIINTENLKSDKVKKESISITDTSALGGIDSKVDFEILHIKTKNIEENKAFYIVDERAAGTINNLNLPPNVLEDKNGFRYFYNVYLKSSYLNRFLNESRTQLSIPTDKKNPNKSFVTSDKIEALLKDKVDKFLNYEIGVLEKKNEDRVRKVLTDSEYNKISNNKAYLYLLADEETKKSLLGSIRYNDSKNSIVSKIKVFHEELQIKTIEKINSLVENIKDVKGDVDLKKLEEEINDLSIKVNLENSVNLSSYIMYRKYVLSLFNNALELYKNNKSQNEALFHNLLLPKKANNNIDSNLWLLDELFLYFDGASEQSISDIKIKGSKIIRDLSEEEERQLNEFNEKRLNKRMDLLFFPEERKCIIIELKDPKIGVNENAGQMDKYVELLANFVKPEFAIEHFYTYLITDNFNKYDKPSGYRKIYNIDGFVRDSADIKNFENDLTIANQYSEIIKYTDIYTRANKRNEIFFNKLNILLN; encoded by the coding sequence ATGTTGTTGCAGACAGATATTAACGATTTAATAAAACATTACGAATTAACAAATCAAGAGGGTTTTTTGTTTTGCTTGTTTGAAGCAATATCAAATGCCCTTTATTCTTCTATTGAAAATACCGATGTAAAAATCAAAGTAAATTTTACGAGACAATACAAGGCAAATGAGATAATAGAAGATAAAGATAATTATATTAAATCTTTTATCATAACAGATAATGGCACTGGTTTTAACGATGTCAACTTTGATAGTTTTACAAGAAAAGCATATAAAACAAATCACGCTTGCGGAAAGGGTTTAGGAAGAATGGCATTTCTTAAAGTTTTTCAAGATGTTAGCATAGACAGTTATTTTGAAGAAAATTCAAAGTTATTTCATAGAAGTTTTGTTTTTGATACATCTGAAATAAAAGACAATAAAGAAAAAGTGAAAGAATCACATAATATTGAAACATCTATTTTATTCAACAATATTAAACCTCAATATCAAAAAAGCACCTTAATTAGCATAGATGATTATCACAAGGAAATACTTAATCATTTTTATATCTTTCTATACTATTTAATAGAAGAAAATAAAACTTTTGAGATTAAATTAACGGATGATAGCGGGAAGGTCTCCGAGAGAATAATCAATACTGAAAATTTAAAAAGTGATAAAGTCAAAAAGGAAAGTATTAGTATTACTGATACTTCTGCATTAGGCGGAATTGATAGTAAAGTTGATTTTGAAATCCTGCATATTAAAACTAAAAATATTGAAGAAAATAAAGCCTTTTACATCGTTGATGAAAGAGCAGCTGGAACAATAAATAATCTTAATTTGCCGCCAAACGTCTTAGAGGATAAGAATGGCTTTAGATACTTTTACAATGTCTATTTAAAGTCTTCGTATTTGAATAGATTTTTGAATGAGTCAAGAACACAGTTGTCCATTCCTACTGATAAGAAGAATCCCAATAAGAGCTTTGTAACTTCCGATAAAATAGAAGCATTGTTAAAGGATAAAGTTGATAAATTTTTAAATTATGAAATTGGAGTTTTAGAGAAGAAAAATGAAGATAGAGTTAGAAAGGTGTTAACTGATAGCGAATATAATAAAATTTCAAATAATAAAGCATATTTATATTTATTGGCAGATGAAGAAACTAAAAAATCATTACTTGGTTCAATTAGATATAATGATTCAAAGAATAGTATTGTTTCAAAGATTAAAGTTTTTCACGAGGAATTGCAGATTAAAACGATTGAAAAAATCAATAGCCTTGTTGAGAATATAAAAGATGTAAAAGGTGATGTTGACTTAAAAAAATTAGAGGAAGAAATAAATGATTTATCTATAAAAGTTAACCTTGAAAATTCTGTTAATCTTTCAAGTTATATTATGTATAGAAAATATGTTTTAAGTTTGTTTAACAATGCTTTGGAGTTATATAAAAATAATAAAAGTCAAAATGAAGCATTATTCCACAATTTATTACTGCCAAAGAAAGCCAACAATAATATTGATTCAAATTTATGGCTGCTTGATGAATTATTTTTGTATTTTGACGGGGCAAGTGAGCAATCTATATCAGATATTAAAATAAAAGGTTCCAAGATAATTAGGGATTTATCTGAAGAAGAAGAGCGGCAATTGAATGAATTTAATGAAAAAAGATTAAACAAACGAATGGATTTACTGTTTTTTCCAGAGGAAAGGAAATGTATTATTATAGAGCTTAAAGATCCAAAAATAGGGGTAAATGAAAATGCAGGGCAAATGGACAAATATGTGGAATTGTTGGCAAATTTTGTAAAGCCTGAGTTTGCAATAGAACATTTTTACACTTATTTGATAACAGATAATTTCAACAAATATGATAAACCGTCAGGCTATAGAAAAATATATAACATTGATGGTTTTGTAAGAGATTCTGCTGATATTAAAAATTTTGAAAATGATTTAACTATAGCCAACCAGTATTCAGAAATAATAAAATATACAGATATATATACAAGAGCAAACAAACGTAATGAAATATTTTTTAATAAACTAAACATTCTATTGAATTAA
- the mnmG gene encoding tRNA uridine-5-carboxymethylaminomethyl(34) synthesis enzyme MnmG: MENKYDVIVIGAGHAGCEACLATARMGFKTLIITLNVDSIARMPCNPAVGGIAKGQMVREIDAMGGEMAWATDHAGIQFKILNSSRGPAVWSPRAQCDKELYSVLMSKTLQNTKNLDILQSEATSLIVKNGKVCGVKILTGERIEAKSVVVTTGTFLRGTIHLGKMFFNGGRFNEREAAHLSKSLIEDCGLKLERFKTTTTPRINSNSIDYSKMSEQPGDVNPKPFSHFTEMERWRKNLKQVSCWLTYTNPITHKIVGDNIDLSSIPISNGDSKSPRYCPAIEEKIERYPQKTSHHIFVEPEGYNTNEIYLNGLYTGLPFNLQQQMINSIAGLEHAKVIRYAYAIEYDYSSPLQIKKSLETKTVENIFLGGQINGTTGYEEAAAQGFIAGVNAGLKILGRLPLILGRNESYIGILIDDITTKGMDEPYRMFTSRAEYRLSIRNDNADLRLMDIGRSIGLISDAMYKKFELYKKTLTDIYEGNEENIPTDEELAPWSLEKVKEELYIHKKYEGYIEIQDKMAAKMKKSEDRRIPDDFDYSKLVSLSAETKQRLFEVKPQTLGQAARIHAIKPSDIAILTVYLEKERKRRKNEKQIH; the protein is encoded by the coding sequence ATGGAAAACAAATACGATGTAATAGTTATCGGAGCGGGACATGCCGGCTGCGAGGCCTGTCTTGCGACCGCAAGAATGGGTTTTAAAACTCTTATAATTACTTTAAATGTCGATTCTATAGCAAGAATGCCTTGCAACCCTGCCGTCGGTGGCATTGCAAAAGGGCAGATGGTAAGAGAAATAGACGCTATGGGCGGAGAAATGGCATGGGCAACAGACCATGCGGGGATACAATTTAAAATATTAAACAGTTCAAGAGGCCCTGCGGTTTGGTCGCCGAGAGCTCAGTGCGATAAAGAATTGTATTCCGTGTTAATGTCGAAAACGCTTCAAAATACGAAAAATCTCGATATTTTGCAGTCTGAAGCGACTTCGTTAATCGTAAAAAATGGTAAAGTCTGCGGAGTTAAAATACTTACGGGAGAAAGAATTGAAGCAAAATCCGTAGTCGTCACTACAGGAACGTTCTTGAGAGGAACTATACATCTTGGTAAGATGTTTTTTAATGGTGGCAGATTTAACGAAAGAGAAGCCGCTCATCTGTCAAAATCGTTAATTGAAGACTGCGGGCTTAAACTCGAGAGATTTAAAACTACCACTACTCCGCGTATCAACTCAAATTCAATAGATTATTCAAAAATGAGCGAACAGCCGGGAGACGTAAATCCCAAACCCTTTTCGCATTTCACAGAGATGGAAAGGTGGAGAAAAAATTTAAAACAAGTCTCATGTTGGCTTACTTACACAAATCCCATAACGCATAAAATAGTCGGAGATAATATAGATTTATCATCGATACCGATAAGTAACGGTGACAGTAAAAGTCCGCGCTACTGTCCTGCCATAGAAGAAAAAATCGAAAGGTATCCGCAAAAGACAAGTCATCATATTTTTGTGGAACCCGAAGGATATAATACGAATGAAATTTACCTCAACGGCTTATACACCGGACTGCCTTTCAATTTACAGCAGCAGATGATAAACTCTATAGCCGGACTTGAACATGCAAAAGTTATCAGATACGCTTATGCTATAGAATACGATTATTCAAGTCCTTTGCAGATAAAAAAGAGTTTGGAAACAAAAACCGTAGAAAATATTTTTCTCGGAGGCCAGATTAACGGGACAACCGGATATGAAGAAGCCGCTGCACAGGGGTTTATCGCAGGAGTAAACGCAGGCCTTAAGATTTTAGGCAGGCTTCCCTTAATACTCGGAAGAAACGAATCTTACATAGGAATTCTCATAGATGATATAACCACAAAAGGTATGGACGAACCTTACAGGATGTTTACATCACGTGCGGAATACAGGCTTTCAATAAGAAATGACAATGCGGATTTGCGGCTTATGGACATAGGCCGTTCAATAGGGCTTATTTCTGACGCTATGTACAAAAAGTTTGAATTGTACAAAAAAACTCTAACGGATATTTATGAAGGAAACGAAGAAAATATTCCTACAGATGAAGAACTGGCACCTTGGTCGCTTGAAAAAGTTAAGGAAGAGCTTTATATACACAAAAAATATGAAGGGTATATTGAAATACAAGATAAAATGGCTGCAAAAATGAAAAAAAGTGAAGACCGTAGAATTCCAGACGATTTCGATTATAGTAAACTCGTTTCTCTTTCTGCAGAAACCAAGCAGAGACTTTTTGAAGTGAAACCTCAAACTCTTGGACAAGCCGCAAGAATACATGCCATAAAACCTTCAGATATTGCCATTTTGACGGTTTATCTCGAAAAAGAAAGAAAACGGAGAAAAAATGAAAAACAAATCCATTGA